In the genome of Streptococcus oralis, one region contains:
- a CDS encoding GNAT family N-acetyltransferase yields the protein MIRLERAGAEDLETIIAIQRASFKAVYEKYQDEYDPYLEDRERIKWKLVERPNSYYYFVKEKEENIGFSRVQTNEELTEAWLGTAAILPQYQGKGYGSEGLRLLEKEFPTIKQWDLCTVLQDAGMVAFYEKNGYRQTHIEPEKEGMDMVYMKKLIDK from the coding sequence ATGATTAGACTTGAACGAGCAGGAGCAGAAGATTTAGAAACCATTATTGCCATTCAAAGAGCTAGCTTTAAGGCTGTCTATGAAAAATATCAAGATGAGTATGATCCCTATCTCGAGGATCGTGAACGAATCAAGTGGAAATTGGTTGAGCGTCCCAATAGCTATTACTACTTTGTGAAAGAAAAGGAAGAAAATATCGGATTTTCACGAGTTCAGACCAATGAAGAGTTGACGGAGGCTTGGTTGGGAACGGCAGCGATTTTACCCCAGTATCAAGGAAAAGGTTATGGTTCTGAGGGACTGAGATTGCTGGAAAAGGAATTTCCGACGATTAAACAGTGGGATTTGTGTACGGTATTACAGGATGCGGGTATGGTCGCTTTTTATGAGAAAAATGGCTACCGTCAAACTCATATCGAGCCTGAAAAAGAAGGTATGGATATGGTTTACATGAAAAAATTGATTGACAAATAG
- a CDS encoding MarR family winged helix-turn-helix transcriptional regulator: protein MTYLEKWFDYNRRQKEMEAMLEETIAQQSEQRLNLKEFYLLYYLNLAGEKSLRQIDLPDKLHLSPSAVSRMVARLEEKNCGLLSRRCCDQDRRASFICLTDEGQTTLAYLQKAVEERLEISLDFIS, encoded by the coding sequence ATGACCTATTTGGAAAAGTGGTTTGACTACAACCGCCGTCAAAAGGAAATGGAAGCCATGTTAGAAGAAACCATCGCCCAGCAGAGTGAACAAAGGCTGAACTTGAAAGAGTTTTATCTGCTCTACTATCTGAATCTAGCTGGTGAAAAGTCCTTACGGCAGATTGACCTGCCAGATAAACTCCATCTCAGCCCAAGTGCTGTTTCTCGAATGGTGGCTCGACTAGAAGAGAAAAACTGCGGTTTGCTTAGTCGCAGATGTTGCGATCAGGATAGACGGGCTAGTTTTATCTGTCTGACTGACGAGGGACAAACAACCCTAGCTTACCTGCAAAAAGCCGTCGAAGAAAGACTGGAAATTAGTCTTGATTTCATTTCTTAA
- a CDS encoding deoxyribonuclease, with the protein MVFGIWYFVKKAPDIRKRNLMIGLFVVSIAVVSLQTPTVTKKISSSQSETKKTAASTAKADSTTDTSSSIEEAKRIEEEKKAKEKAEEERIAKEKAAKELQEKGETLVKQLEENQDANQVKSAKEIVNQIENNDKKTELLDRIGAVESLISQKEEEKRIAREAETKAQHQDRIVYVANHGKSEVYWYSKDRMPPKTNKANVVEMTEADAIASGKRPSKTE; encoded by the coding sequence TTGGTATTTGGTATTTGGTATTTTGTAAAGAAAGCGCCAGATATTCGAAAAAGAAATCTAATGATTGGACTTTTCGTTGTCAGTATTGCTGTAGTCTCTCTCCAAACTCCGACAGTCACAAAGAAAATTTCATCTTCTCAATCAGAAACTAAGAAGACTGCGGCATCTACTGCTAAAGCAGATTCAACAACCGATACTTCATCTAGCATAGAGGAGGCAAAACGAATCGAAGAAGAGAAAAAAGCAAAAGAAAAAGCAGAAGAAGAGAGAATTGCTAAAGAAAAAGCTGCAAAGGAGTTGCAAGAAAAAGGTGAAACCTTAGTCAAACAATTGGAAGAAAACCAAGATGCGAATCAAGTGAAGTCTGCTAAAGAAATAGTTAATCAGATTGAAAATAATGATAAAAAGACAGAGTTGCTTGATAGAATAGGTGCAGTTGAGTCGTTAATTTCTCAAAAAGAAGAAGAGAAAAGAATTGCACGGGAAGCTGAAACCAAAGCTCAACACCAAGATAGAATTGTCTATGTTGCAAACCATGGAAAATCAGAAGTTTATTGGTATAGTAAGGATAGAATGCCTCCAAAAACTAATAAAGCTAACGTTGTTGAGATGACAGAAGCAGATGCGATTGCATCAGGAAAACGTCCATCGAAAACAGAATAA
- a CDS encoding 16S rRNA (uracil(1498)-N(3))-methyltransferase, producing MQQYFVKGSAISPVTIEDKETSKHMFQVMRLKEDDEVTLVFDDGIKHLARVLDVENRQFELVQELADNVELPVQVTIASGFPKGDKLEFITQKVTELGASQIWAFPADWSVAKWDGKKLGKKVEKLEKIALGAAEQSKRNLVPSIQLFEKKADFLEQLDQFDSIIVAYEESAKEGEAAALLQAVAGLEKGGKLLFIFGPEGGLSPAEIESFEAKGAVLAGLGPRILRAETAPLYALSALSVLVELEK from the coding sequence ATGCAGCAGTATTTTGTCAAAGGTAGTGCTATCTCTCCTGTCACCATTGAGGACAAGGAAACCAGCAAGCATATGTTTCAGGTCATGCGCCTGAAGGAAGATGATGAGGTGACCTTAGTCTTTGATGATGGAATCAAGCATTTGGCGCGTGTGCTGGATGTGGAAAATCGTCAGTTTGAGTTGGTCCAAGAGTTAGCTGACAATGTGGAACTGCCAGTCCAAGTGACCATAGCATCAGGCTTTCCCAAGGGAGACAAGCTGGAGTTTATCACTCAAAAAGTAACCGAACTCGGTGCTAGTCAGATTTGGGCCTTCCCTGCAGACTGGTCGGTTGCTAAGTGGGATGGCAAGAAATTGGGTAAAAAGGTTGAAAAACTAGAAAAAATCGCCCTTGGAGCGGCAGAACAAAGCAAGCGTAATCTGGTCCCAAGTATCCAGCTTTTCGAGAAAAAAGCAGATTTTCTAGAGCAACTAGACCAGTTTGACTCTATCATCGTAGCCTACGAAGAGTCGGCTAAAGAAGGAGAAGCCGCTGCTCTCCTACAAGCGGTCGCAGGTCTTGAAAAAGGAGGTAAATTGCTCTTTATCTTTGGTCCAGAAGGGGGTCTCTCACCTGCAGAAATCGAAAGTTTTGAAGCTAAAGGAGCTGTCTTGGCAGGTCTTGGCCCTCGCATTTTGCGAGCGGAAACAGCCCCACTTTACGCCTTATCAGCCCTTAGTGTTTTAGTAGAATTAGAGAAATAA
- the prmA gene encoding 50S ribosomal protein L11 methyltransferase, translating into METWQELKVTVKREGEELVSNLLIELGAQGVAIEDSMDYVGNVDRFGEIFPEVEQQEEIIVTAYYPDTVDVALVEADLQARLAELTDFMDLGEVKMGTTALAEEDWADNWKKYYEPARITHDLTIVPSWTDYEATAGEKIIKLDPGMAFGTGTHPTTKMSLFALEQVLRGGETVLDVGTGSGVLSIASSLLGAKEIFAYDLDDVAVRVAQENIELNPGMENIHVAAGDLLKGVEIKADVIVANILADILIHLTEDAYRLVKDEGYLIMSGIIKDKWDMVRESAESAGFFLETHMIQGEWNACVFKKTKDISGVIGG; encoded by the coding sequence ATGGAAACATGGCAAGAGTTAAAAGTTACAGTGAAGCGTGAGGGAGAGGAGCTGGTCTCCAATCTCTTGATTGAGTTGGGCGCCCAAGGTGTTGCGATCGAAGATAGTATGGACTATGTGGGGAATGTCGACCGTTTTGGCGAGATTTTCCCAGAGGTCGAGCAACAAGAAGAAATCATAGTGACAGCCTACTACCCTGATACAGTTGATGTAGCTTTAGTTGAGGCGGACTTGCAGGCTCGTCTGGCAGAATTGACAGACTTTATGGATCTTGGAGAGGTCAAGATGGGGACGACTGCCTTGGCTGAGGAAGACTGGGCAGACAACTGGAAGAAATACTATGAGCCAGCTCGCATCACTCATGACTTGACCATCGTGCCGTCTTGGACGGACTATGAGGCGACTGCGGGAGAAAAGATTATCAAGCTGGACCCTGGCATGGCCTTTGGGACTGGGACGCATCCAACCACTAAGATGAGCCTCTTTGCCTTGGAGCAGGTTCTTCGTGGTGGCGAAACGGTGCTAGATGTGGGGACTGGTTCAGGTGTCCTTTCTATTGCCAGCTCACTTCTTGGCGCTAAGGAAATTTTCGCCTATGACCTGGATGATGTGGCGGTTCGGGTGGCTCAGGAAAATATCGAGCTCAACCCTGGCATGGAAAATATCCATGTAGCGGCAGGAGATTTGCTTAAGGGGGTTGAGATTAAGGCAGATGTGATTGTGGCTAATATCTTGGCGGATATCCTCATTCATCTGACAGAGGATGCTTATCGTTTGGTTAAGGACGAAGGCTACCTGATCATGAGTGGCATTATCAAGGACAAGTGGGACATGGTGCGCGAGTCAGCTGAGTCAGCTGGATTTTTCCTTGAAACCCACATGATTCAAGGAGAATGGAATGCCTGTGTCTTTAAGAAAACCAAGGATATTTCAGGTGTGATTGGAGGCTAG
- the queF gene encoding preQ(1) synthase: protein MSQQEEMKNLSLLGNKETNYIFKYQPEVLESFDNRHVENDYFIKFNCPEFTSLCPITAQPDFATIYISYIPDKLCVESKSLKLYLFSYRNHGDFHENCINTIGKDLVNLLDPRYLEVWGKFTPRGGISIDPYYNYGRPGTKYEGLAEQRLFQHDLYPEKIDNR, encoded by the coding sequence ATGTCACAACAGGAAGAAATGAAAAACCTAAGCCTACTAGGCAATAAAGAAACCAACTACATTTTCAAGTATCAACCAGAAGTCCTCGAATCCTTTGACAATCGTCATGTGGAAAATGACTACTTCATCAAATTCAACTGTCCTGAATTTACCTCGCTTTGCCCAATCACTGCTCAGCCAGACTTTGCGACGATTTATATTTCCTACATTCCTGACAAGCTCTGCGTCGAGTCGAAATCCCTCAAACTCTACCTCTTTAGCTACCGAAATCATGGGGATTTCCACGAAAACTGTATCAACACCATCGGGAAAGACTTGGTCAACTTGCTAGACCCTCGCTATTTAGAAGTCTGGGGAAAATTCACTCCGCGCGGTGGTATTTCAATCGACCCCTATTACAACTACGGTAGGCCTGGAACCAAGTATGAAGGTTTGGCAGAACAACGCCTCTTCCAACATGACCTCTACCCAGAGAAAATTGACAACCGCTAA
- a CDS encoding MIP/aquaporin family protein: MKKFVAELIGTFMLVFIGTGAVVFGNGVEGLGHLGIAFAFGLAIVVAAYSIGTVSGAHLNPAVSIAMFVNKRLSSKDLVNYILGQVVGAFLASAAVFFLLSNSGMSTASLGENALANGVTVFGGFLFEVIATFLFVLVIMTVTSASKGNGAIAGLVIGLSLTALILVGLNITGLSVNPARSLAPAVLVGGAALQQVWIFILAPIVGGVLAALVAKNFLGTEE, from the coding sequence ATGAAAAAATTTGTTGCTGAATTAATCGGTACATTTATGCTTGTGTTCATTGGAACAGGAGCTGTTGTTTTTGGAAATGGTGTTGAAGGTCTTGGACACCTTGGAATTGCTTTTGCCTTTGGTTTGGCAATTGTAGTTGCAGCTTACTCAATCGGAACTGTTTCAGGGGCTCACTTGAATCCAGCTGTTTCTATCGCTATGTTTGTAAACAAACGCTTGTCATCAAAGGATCTTGTTAACTACATCCTTGGACAAGTGGTTGGAGCTTTCCTTGCGTCAGCTGCGGTATTCTTCCTCTTGTCTAACTCAGGCATGTCAACTGCTAGTCTTGGTGAGAATGCCTTGGCAAACGGTGTCACTGTCTTTGGTGGTTTCTTGTTTGAAGTCATCGCAACTTTCTTGTTTGTCTTGGTTATCATGACCGTGACTTCAGCAAGCAAGGGAAATGGCGCGATTGCTGGTTTGGTCATTGGTTTGTCATTGACAGCCTTGATCCTTGTAGGCTTGAACATCACTGGACTTTCAGTAAACCCAGCTCGTAGCTTGGCACCAGCCGTCTTGGTAGGTGGCGCAGCCCTTCAACAAGTATGGATTTTCATCCTTGCGCCAATCGTTGGTGGCGTTCTTGCAGCTCTTGTTGCTAAAAACTTCCTTGGAACAGAAGAATAA
- a CDS encoding DUF4649 family protein: protein MIEITYLDASKQERTMTFESYQDFERSQQACLIGIADYYPVQKLTYNGHDLDYHGTYGDVFFYLMKQDLSQYN from the coding sequence ATGATCGAAATTACCTACCTAGACGCCAGCAAGCAAGAGAGAACCATGACTTTCGAGTCTTACCAAGACTTTGAACGTTCACAACAAGCTTGCCTTATCGGTATCGCAGACTACTACCCTGTCCAAAAATTAACTTACAATGGTCATGACTTGGACTACCATGGGACTTACGGAGATGTCTTCTTCTATCTCATGAAACAAGATTTAAGCCAATATAATTAA
- a CDS encoding CidA/LrgA family protein produces the protein MKLYVQLMILFVISLIGEGISSFFHLPIPGSIIGLIILFLALQFKWLRTRHVNMVGNFLLANMTILFLPPAVGIMEKFDVIAPYLLPIVLIVFFAAVINIILIALVVQFIKRRFEGDYEKGDAK, from the coding sequence ATGAAGTTATATGTTCAATTAATGATTCTCTTTGTGATTTCATTGATCGGTGAGGGAATCTCTAGTTTCTTTCATCTGCCCATCCCAGGCAGTATTATCGGTTTGATTATTCTATTTCTAGCTTTACAGTTCAAGTGGCTAAGGACCAGGCATGTCAATATGGTGGGGAATTTTCTGCTGGCTAATATGACCATTCTCTTTTTGCCACCAGCAGTGGGAATCATGGAAAAGTTTGATGTGATTGCCCCCTATCTCTTGCCCATCGTCTTGATTGTCTTTTTTGCGGCCGTCATCAACATTATCCTTATTGCCCTAGTGGTTCAGTTTATCAAGAGACGATTTGAGGGAGATTATGAGAAAGGAGATGCCAAATGA
- the queD gene encoding 6-carboxytetrahydropterin synthase QueD codes for MFYAPKEIKQETGESLVYNPHRTLVSKEFTFDAAHHLFHYEGKCKSLHGHTYHLQIAVSGFLDERGMTYDFGDIKAIYKDYLEPHLDHRYLNETLPYMNTTAENMVYWIFQTMSQELPDERGLRLEYVRLYETPTAFAEFRREWLDD; via the coding sequence ATGTTTTATGCACCTAAAGAAATCAAACAGGAAACTGGGGAGTCTCTTGTCTACAATCCTCACAGAACCTTGGTATCAAAAGAGTTTACTTTCGATGCTGCCCACCACCTCTTTCACTATGAGGGAAAATGCAAATCCCTGCACGGCCACACTTATCATCTGCAGATTGCTGTTAGTGGATTTTTAGATGAACGTGGCATGACCTACGATTTTGGAGACATCAAAGCTATCTACAAGGACTACTTAGAGCCCCACTTGGATCATCGCTATCTCAATGAAACCCTGCCTTATATGAACACGACTGCTGAAAATATGGTTTACTGGATTTTTCAAACCATGAGCCAAGAGTTACCAGATGAGCGCGGTCTCCGTTTGGAATACGTTCGCCTCTATGAAACTCCGACTGCCTTTGCAGAGTTTAGACGGGAGTGGTTAGATGACTAA
- the trxA gene encoding thioredoxin has protein sequence MAKAITDATFEQETKDGLVLVDFWATWCGPCRMQGPILDKLSEELSEDVLKIVKMDVDENPNTARAFGIMSIPTLLFKKDGQVVKQVAGVHTAEQIKAIVAELS, from the coding sequence ATGGCAAAAGCAATTACAGATGCAACATTTGAACAAGAAACAAAAGACGGTTTGGTCTTGGTAGACTTCTGGGCAACTTGGTGTGGTCCATGTCGTATGCAAGGTCCTATCTTGGACAAATTGTCCGAAGAACTTTCAGAAGATGTCTTGAAAATCGTTAAAATGGACGTAGATGAAAATCCAAACACAGCTCGTGCATTTGGAATCATGTCTATCCCAACTCTTCTCTTCAAAAAAGACGGCCAAGTGGTGAAACAAGTTGCTGGTGTGCACACAGCAGAACAAATCAAGGCCATCGTTGCTGAATTGAGTTAA
- the queC gene encoding 7-cyano-7-deazaguanine synthase QueC — translation MKRQSALVVFSGGQDSTTCLFWAKEHYETVEAVTFAYGQRHHLEIQVAEEIAKEQGIHHHILDMSLLGQITENALTSDLEIDQKEGEVPNTLVDGRNHLFLSFAAVLAKQRGIQDIVTGVCETDFSGYPDCRDVFVKSLNVTLNLAMDYDFVIQTPLMWLDKAETWELADQLGAFDYVREKTLTCYNGIIGSGCGDCPSCHLRQHGLDVYLSQKGEA, via the coding sequence ATGAAACGTCAATCAGCCTTGGTCGTCTTTAGTGGCGGTCAAGATTCCACAACCTGCCTCTTTTGGGCTAAAGAACACTATGAAACAGTCGAAGCCGTCACCTTTGCCTACGGCCAACGCCATCATCTCGAAATTCAAGTTGCTGAAGAAATCGCTAAGGAACAAGGCATTCATCATCACATACTCGATATGTCTCTGCTAGGACAAATCACTGAAAATGCCTTGACTTCTGATCTGGAAATCGATCAAAAAGAGGGAGAGGTTCCCAATACCCTTGTTGACGGTCGCAACCACCTCTTTCTATCCTTTGCAGCAGTTCTTGCCAAGCAACGAGGCATTCAAGATATCGTGACAGGTGTCTGCGAGACAGATTTCTCAGGCTACCCTGACTGCCGAGATGTTTTTGTCAAATCTCTCAATGTTACTCTCAATCTTGCCATGGATTACGACTTTGTTATCCAAACGCCTCTCATGTGGCTAGACAAGGCTGAAACTTGGGAATTAGCCGACCAACTCGGTGCCTTTGACTATGTTCGTGAGAAGACCTTGACCTGCTACAATGGGATTATCGGAAGTGGCTGTGGAGATTGCCCATCCTGCCACCTACGCCAGCATGGACTAGATGTTTATCTCTCACAGAAAGGAGAGGCCTGA
- a CDS encoding DUF2785 domain-containing protein, which produces MRKKLQRKVIEEKPSYSQEEIQWLLEHLGDPSPEIRDELVFTSLARGIQEELFTLEQFHFIAEEVSSDEGLYKEIDGRGVSALKRSFRALIYANLLSCDGAKESLYYQQLPSPIRATMLNQGLHYLTKEKETTGYSHQFGWIHAFAHGGDLLTEVICHPSFPKSNIAEAFEIIGKIFKRVEIRFTNDEDWRLARAFYEPILRGKIEPSLLTAWLQTVEFPLKEANDFHKFSNFRSCLLEIYLQLDCHKLLQDELKEAIQSFQY; this is translated from the coding sequence ATGCGTAAAAAATTACAAAGAAAAGTGATAGAAGAAAAACCAAGCTATAGCCAAGAAGAAATCCAGTGGTTGCTTGAGCACTTGGGAGATCCCTCTCCAGAAATTCGAGACGAACTTGTTTTTACGAGTTTAGCTAGAGGTATTCAAGAAGAGTTGTTTACCCTTGAGCAGTTTCATTTTATCGCAGAAGAAGTCTCCTCTGATGAAGGTCTATACAAAGAGATTGATGGTAGAGGAGTTTCAGCTCTTAAACGTTCTTTTAGGGCACTTATTTATGCCAATCTACTGTCCTGTGATGGTGCTAAGGAATCACTTTATTACCAGCAGTTGCCTTCTCCTATCAGGGCTACCATGCTAAATCAAGGCTTACACTATCTTACAAAGGAAAAAGAGACGACGGGCTACTCTCATCAGTTTGGGTGGATCCACGCATTTGCGCATGGGGGTGATCTCTTGACGGAAGTTATATGTCATCCTAGCTTTCCAAAGTCAAATATAGCCGAAGCATTTGAAATCATTGGGAAAATCTTTAAACGTGTTGAGATTCGTTTTACAAATGATGAAGATTGGCGGTTAGCCAGAGCATTTTATGAACCAATCTTACGAGGGAAAATCGAACCGTCTCTCCTCACTGCTTGGTTGCAAACAGTCGAATTTCCCCTGAAAGAAGCAAATGATTTCCATAAATTTTCCAATTTCAGATCTTGTTTGCTGGAAATTTACCTTCAACTAGACTGTCATAAACTTTTACAAGATGAGTTGAAAGAAGCTATTCAATCTTTTCAATACTAG
- the queE gene encoding 7-carboxy-7-deazaguanine synthase QueE, which yields MTKERVLKLPILEIFGPTFQGEGRAIGQKTMFVRTAGCDYHCDWCDSAFTWDGSEKPTRMTADEVIAALDKLGSYDYVTLSGGNPAILAANMAQLVTKLKERGVTLAVETQGSRWQNWLKDIDQVTLSPKPPSSKMEVNFETLDFIVSQLDPDKVTFKIPVFDDADLAFAKGIQERYQPDVLFLSAGNPEPKATGNIVQDQLDRLKELWERVAADDSWGNVRVLPQLHTLLYDNQRGV from the coding sequence ATGACTAAGGAACGTGTCCTCAAACTACCTATTCTGGAAATTTTTGGCCCTACCTTTCAAGGTGAAGGTCGTGCTATCGGGCAGAAAACCATGTTTGTCCGCACTGCTGGTTGTGACTATCACTGCGACTGGTGCGACTCTGCCTTTACTTGGGATGGTTCTGAAAAACCAACTCGCATGACCGCTGATGAAGTCATTGCTGCCTTAGATAAGCTAGGAAGCTACGACTACGTCACCCTGTCTGGGGGAAATCCTGCTATCCTAGCAGCCAACATGGCTCAACTCGTCACCAAGCTCAAGGAACGCGGTGTCACTCTGGCTGTTGAGACTCAAGGTTCTCGCTGGCAAAATTGGTTAAAAGACATCGACCAGGTCACCCTGAGCCCCAAACCTCCTTCCTCCAAGATGGAAGTCAACTTTGAGACCTTGGACTTTATCGTTTCCCAACTGGACCCAGACAAGGTCACCTTTAAAATCCCTGTCTTTGATGATGCCGATTTGGCCTTTGCTAAAGGGATTCAAGAACGCTACCAACCAGATGTTCTCTTCTTATCAGCAGGAAATCCCGAGCCCAAGGCTACAGGCAATATTGTCCAAGACCAACTAGACCGCCTCAAAGAACTCTGGGAACGCGTCGCTGCTGACGATAGCTGGGGCAATGTCCGCGTCCTTCCTCAACTTCATACCCTCCTCTACGACAACCAACGTGGTGTTTAA
- the pepF gene encoding oligoendopeptidase F yields the protein MEQKHRSEFPEKELWDLTALYQDREDFLRAIEKAREDINQFSRDYKGNLHTFEDFEKAFAVLEQIYIQMSHIGNYAFMPQTTDYSNEEFANIAQAGMEFETDASVALTFFDDALVAADEEVLNRLGELPHLTAAIRQAKIKKAHYLGADVEKALTNLGEVFYSPQDIYTKMRAGDFEMADFEAHGKTYKNSFVTYENFYQNHEDAEVREKSFRSFSEGLRKHQNTAAAVYLAQVKSEKLLADMKGYDSVFDYLLAEQEVDRAMFDRQIDLIMKDFAPVAQRYLKHVAKVNGLEKMTFADWKLDLDSALNPEVTIDDAYDLVMKSVAPLGQEYTQEIARYQEERWVDFAANSGKDSGGYAADPYRVHPYVLMSWTGRLSDVYTLIHEIGHSGQFIFSDNHQSHFNAHMSTYYVEAPSTFNELLLSDYLEHQSDDPRQKRFALAHRLTDTYFHNFITHLLEAAFQRKVYTLIEEGETFGASKLNSIMKEVLTDFWGDAIEIDDDAALTWMRQAHYYMGLYSYTYSAGLVISTAGYLHLKNSETGARDWLNLLKSGGSKTPLESAMIIGADISTDKPLRDTIQFLSDTVDQIIAYSAELGE from the coding sequence ATGGAACAAAAACACCGTTCAGAATTTCCAGAAAAGGAACTTTGGGACCTAACTGCCCTATACCAAGACCGTGAGGATTTCTTGCGTGCAATCGAGAAAGCTCGCGAAGACATCAACCAATTTAGCCGGGACTACAAGGGCAATCTTCATACTTTTGAGGATTTTGAGAAGGCCTTTGCGGTATTGGAACAAATTTATATTCAGATGAGCCATATCGGCAATTACGCCTTTATGCCTCAGACGACAGACTATAGCAATGAAGAGTTCGCCAATATCGCCCAAGCTGGGATGGAATTTGAGACAGATGCTAGTGTAGCCTTGACCTTCTTTGACGACGCTTTGGTGGCGGCAGATGAAGAAGTTTTGAATCGTTTGGGTGAATTGCCTCACTTGACGGCAGCCATTCGTCAGGCTAAAATCAAAAAAGCCCACTATCTTGGGGCTGATGTGGAGAAGGCATTGACCAATCTTGGTGAAGTTTTCTATAGTCCACAGGACATTTATACTAAGATGCGTGCTGGGGATTTTGAAATGGCTGACTTTGAAGCCCATGGCAAAACCTACAAAAACAGCTTTGTAACCTATGAAAATTTCTACCAAAACCACGAGGATGCGGAGGTTCGTGAGAAATCTTTCCGCTCCTTCTCAGAGGGACTTCGTAAGCACCAAAATACAGCTGCGGCAGTCTACTTAGCCCAAGTCAAGTCTGAAAAACTATTGGCAGATATGAAGGGCTACGACTCAGTTTTTGATTATCTTCTGGCTGAGCAAGAAGTGGACCGTGCTATGTTTGACCGCCAGATTGACCTCATCATGAAGGACTTTGCACCAGTTGCCCAGAGATACCTCAAGCATGTTGCCAAGGTCAATGGTCTTGAAAAGATGACATTTGCAGACTGGAAATTGGACTTGGATAGCGCCCTGAATCCTGAAGTGACTATTGACGATGCCTATGATTTGGTTATGAAGTCAGTCGCACCATTGGGTCAAGAATACACTCAAGAAATTGCCCGTTACCAAGAAGAGCGCTGGGTAGACTTTGCTGCTAATAGTGGCAAGGATTCTGGCGGTTATGCGGCGGATCCATATCGCGTGCACCCTTATGTCCTCATGAGCTGGACAGGTCGTTTGAGCGATGTCTATACCTTGATTCATGAAATTGGTCATTCTGGTCAATTCATCTTTTCAGATAATCACCAAAGTCACTTTAACGCTCATATGTCGACCTACTATGTCGAAGCGCCATCAACCTTCAATGAATTGCTTCTTAGTGACTACTTGGAGCACCAATCTGATGATCCGCGTCAAAAACGCTTTGCCCTTGCTCACCGCTTGACAGATACCTACTTCCATAATTTCATTACCCATCTCTTGGAAGCAGCCTTCCAGCGCAAGGTTTATACATTGATTGAAGAAGGGGAGACCTTTGGAGCAAGCAAACTAAACAGCATTATGAAGGAAGTCTTGACAGATTTCTGGGGAGATGCTATTGAGATTGATGACGATGCGGCTCTGACTTGGATGCGCCAAGCTCACTACTACATGGGTTTGTATAGCTACACCTACTCAGCTGGACTTGTTATCTCGACAGCTGGCTATCTCCATCTAAAAAACTCTGAGACTGGAGCTAGAGACTGGCTCAATCTCCTCAAATCAGGTGGCAGCAAGACACCGCTTGAGTCAGCCATGATTATCGGAGCCGATATCTCAACAGACAAACCACTCCGTGATACCATCCAGTTCTTGTCTGATACAGTTGACCAGATTATCGCCTACAGTGCTGAGTTGGGGGAGTAG